One genomic segment of Candidatus Polarisedimenticolia bacterium includes these proteins:
- a CDS encoding biotin/lipoyl-containing protein, translated as MAQKIRWEDREIQVELEALGEAARARVDGREHRVALRSERANDLMLEVDGQRRRIFFAREGKALLIALDGETFRLEPIEAGAMPGAARHHDHGLEAPMPGLVRSIAVSEGDAVVRGQTLVVLEAMKMEIRITAPEDARIVKLRCAVGERVERGQALVDLDGSE; from the coding sequence ATGGCGCAAAAGATTCGCTGGGAAGACCGTGAGATCCAGGTGGAGCTCGAGGCGCTGGGAGAGGCGGCGCGCGCCCGCGTGGATGGCCGCGAGCACCGCGTCGCGCTGCGGTCGGAGCGGGCCAATGATCTGATGCTCGAGGTGGACGGACAGCGGCGGCGGATTTTCTTCGCACGCGAAGGCAAAGCGCTCCTCATAGCGCTTGATGGGGAGACCTTCCGCCTGGAGCCGATCGAGGCCGGCGCGATGCCGGGGGCGGCGCGCCATCACGACCATGGCCTGGAGGCGCCGATGCCGGGGCTGGTGCGCAGCATCGCCGTCTCGGAGGGCGATGCGGTCGTCCGCGGCCAGACGCTGGTCGTTCTCGAGGCGATGAAGATGGAGATCCGGATCACTGCGCCCGAGGACGCGCGCATCGTCAAGCTGCGCTGCGCCGTGGGCGAGCGGGTCGAGCGCGGTCAGGCGCTGGTCGACCTGGACGGTTCCGAATAA
- a CDS encoding class I SAM-dependent methyltransferase — translation MPAPRIYAPRLLLQNMLVRGGVELIYAGDRMAPAFRHGQVITLEPKPADLRPGDCVVACPEGVPDLFRIDSKGESGIVISCDGDPVFSSSMPESKVLARVRAPSRRAPRLRRAANRILLDIREALGGRLEAADDAAHSVKVKYDVQAPFYLAAPGHDIEKPLRDWIVAEVPQGRRILVVGSGTGKECFALAREGYEVAGIDFSGPMVALARQEAARLNLPVSFQEADLRFFQARPGSLGAVVFTYEVYSFVPWEDSRVELLTTLASWLEPGGRIFLSARRLKGGYEALMLSLQWLGRRREGSEWGDSHSRWIAPDGALRRSFIHLFTKGRLRREARRAGLRSGRTEASHVLLYSEPSRSTSA, via the coding sequence TTGCCGGCACCCCGCATCTACGCCCCCAGGCTTCTCCTGCAGAACATGCTGGTGCGCGGTGGCGTCGAGCTGATTTACGCAGGCGATCGCATGGCGCCGGCCTTCCGGCACGGCCAGGTAATCACCCTCGAACCGAAGCCGGCTGACCTGCGGCCGGGCGATTGCGTCGTCGCCTGCCCCGAAGGCGTCCCGGATCTGTTCCGCATCGACTCGAAGGGCGAGAGCGGAATTGTCATCTCCTGCGACGGCGATCCCGTCTTTTCCTCGAGCATGCCGGAGAGCAAGGTCCTGGCACGCGTGCGCGCGCCCTCGCGCCGTGCACCGCGCCTGCGCCGCGCCGCCAATCGTATTCTTCTGGATATCCGCGAAGCCCTCGGCGGCCGCCTCGAGGCTGCCGACGACGCGGCGCATTCGGTCAAGGTGAAGTACGACGTACAGGCCCCTTTCTACCTGGCGGCCCCGGGCCACGACATCGAGAAGCCGCTGCGCGATTGGATCGTCGCCGAGGTCCCACAGGGGCGCCGCATCCTGGTGGTCGGCAGCGGCACCGGGAAGGAATGCTTCGCGCTGGCGCGCGAAGGATATGAAGTAGCCGGGATCGACTTCAGCGGACCGATGGTCGCCCTGGCCCGCCAGGAGGCGGCCCGGCTGAATCTTCCGGTGAGCTTCCAGGAAGCCGACCTGAGATTCTTCCAGGCGCGGCCCGGCTCGCTGGGCGCCGTCGTCTTCACCTACGAGGTCTACAGCTTCGTTCCCTGGGAAGACTCGCGGGTGGAGCTGCTGACAACCCTGGCTTCATGGCTGGAGCCTGGCGGAAGAATCTTCCTTTCCGCGCGCCGCCTCAAGGGAGGCTACGAGGCGCTGATGCTGTCGCTGCAGTGGCTGGGACGGAGACGGGAAGGAAGCGAATGGGGCGATTCCCACTCGCGCTGGATCGCGCCCGACGGAGCTCTCAGGCGCTCGTTCATCCATCTGTTCACGAAGGGAAGGTTGCGGCGGGAGGCGAGGCGGGCCGGACTGCGCTCCGGGCGCACCGAAGCAAGCCACGTCCTGCTTTATTCGGAACCGTCCAGGTCGACCAGCGCCTGA
- a CDS encoding CoA ester lyase has protein sequence MKPSPPGREPRARRALLFVPGDDERKVAKAAASGADCVILDLEDGVAEDRKAAAREIVAASLGRLDFGRSERLVRVNPVGSELHPGDMEAILPAHPDGYVLPKVESADQVRDVVRRTSLEPAALLALIESARGVLELKEIAGADPRLEALLFGAEDLAGDVGATRTRAGHEAAWARGAVVLAAAAFSLQAIDTVFIDLADQENLRRESAEAAEMGYAGKMAIHPKQVPIIQEAFTPDDEAIAAARRLVEVHAQHQASGRGAFALDGKMVDWPMVRAAERLLARARAAGKVS, from the coding sequence ATGAAGCCTTCCCCCCCGGGGCGGGAGCCGCGGGCCCGCCGCGCGCTCCTGTTCGTTCCGGGAGATGACGAGCGCAAAGTTGCCAAGGCCGCGGCCTCGGGCGCCGATTGCGTCATTCTGGATCTCGAGGACGGCGTCGCGGAGGACCGCAAGGCGGCGGCACGCGAGATCGTCGCCGCGTCGCTGGGGCGTCTCGATTTCGGGCGGAGCGAGCGTCTGGTACGGGTCAATCCGGTCGGCTCCGAGCTGCATCCCGGCGACATGGAGGCGATCCTGCCGGCGCATCCCGACGGCTACGTCCTGCCCAAGGTGGAATCGGCCGATCAGGTGCGCGACGTGGTCCGGCGCACTTCCCTGGAGCCGGCGGCGCTTCTGGCCCTCATCGAGAGCGCCCGTGGCGTCTTGGAGCTGAAGGAGATCGCCGGGGCCGATCCGCGCCTCGAGGCGCTGCTGTTCGGCGCGGAAGATCTGGCGGGAGATGTCGGCGCGACGCGGACCCGTGCGGGCCACGAGGCGGCCTGGGCGCGCGGCGCCGTCGTGCTGGCCGCCGCCGCCTTCTCGTTGCAGGCGATCGACACGGTATTCATCGATCTCGCGGACCAGGAGAATCTGCGGCGGGAGTCGGCAGAGGCCGCGGAGATGGGCTACGCGGGCAAGATGGCGATCCATCCGAAGCAGGTGCCGATCATCCAGGAAGCTTTCACTCCCGACGACGAGGCGATAGCGGCTGCCCGCCGGCTCGTCGAGGTCCATGCGCAGCACCAGGCAAGCGGCCGCGGGGCTTTCGCGCTGGACGGCAAGATGGTGGACTGGCCGATGGTGCGCGCCGCCGAGAGGCTTCTGGCCCGGGCCCGCGCCGCCGGCAAAGTCTCCTGA
- a CDS encoding MaoC family dehydratase, producing MPGKYFDDLEVGQRIRHSLGRTISETDNVLFCALTCNTQPLHLDEEFASRTLFGRRIVNGIFTLGLAVGLTVGDLTEGTIVANLSYDKVSHPAPVFHGDTLRVETEVLEKRPSQSRPGQGIVRLRHTGRTQHGEIVVDFERTVLFLGRPS from the coding sequence ATGCCAGGCAAGTACTTCGACGACCTCGAGGTGGGCCAGCGCATCCGGCATTCCCTTGGCAGGACGATCAGCGAGACCGACAACGTCCTGTTCTGCGCCCTCACCTGCAACACCCAGCCCCTGCACCTGGACGAGGAGTTCGCCTCCCGGACTCTCTTCGGACGACGCATTGTGAACGGCATCTTCACGCTCGGCCTGGCGGTCGGGCTGACGGTCGGTGACCTCACCGAAGGGACGATCGTGGCGAATCTCTCCTACGACAAGGTCAGCCACCCCGCCCCGGTGTTCCACGGCGACACTCTCAGGGTCGAGACCGAGGTGCTGGAAAAGCGGCCTTCGCAGTCGCGACCGGGCCAGGGAATCGTCCGGCTGCGTCACACCGGCCGGACCCAGCACGGGGAGATCGTGGTGGACTTCGAGCGCACCGTGTTATTTCTCGGCCGCCCGTCATGA
- a CDS encoding ATP-grasp domain-containing protein — protein MASRRVLLLMPATTYRATDFIEAGARLGVDVAVGTDRHQTLESAAPGGVFTLDFRDPAAALARIRGFATQFVLGGVVGVDDETTILAAEACEALGLPHNPVEAVRAARDKHRARQLLRQAGLRVPRYWKLSVTEDPVRAAQRVDYPCVLKPLFLSASRGVIRADDPRTFTAAFDRITRLLQDPEVRAKGGESVYSILVESYIPGEEVAVEALLTDGKLQLLALFDKPDPLTGPFFEETIYVTPSRHPAGVQAEILRTTERAARALGLREGPIHAELRVNERGAWPLEVAARSIGGLCSRTLRFGAGVSLEELILRHALGMDVADLRRDDRASGVMMIPIPRPGKLERFGGVEAAQSVPGVEQVVQSIPRGQDLVPLPEGSRYLGFIFARGADPGLVEEALRQAHRRLEIVVT, from the coding sequence ATGGCTTCCCGACGCGTTCTCCTGCTGATGCCCGCCACCACCTACCGGGCCACCGACTTCATCGAAGCGGGGGCGCGCCTGGGCGTCGACGTGGCGGTGGGGACCGATCGGCACCAGACGCTCGAGTCGGCCGCGCCCGGCGGCGTCTTCACGCTCGATTTCCGCGATCCCGCCGCGGCGCTCGCGCGCATCCGGGGCTTCGCGACCCAGTTCGTTCTGGGAGGTGTCGTCGGCGTTGACGACGAGACGACGATCCTGGCGGCAGAGGCTTGCGAAGCGCTGGGATTGCCGCACAATCCCGTCGAGGCGGTGCGCGCCGCGCGCGACAAGCACCGCGCGCGTCAGCTGCTCCGTCAGGCGGGACTGCGCGTCCCGCGTTACTGGAAGCTCTCGGTAACCGAGGATCCGGTGCGCGCCGCGCAGCGCGTCGACTATCCCTGCGTCTTGAAGCCCCTGTTCCTCTCCGCGAGCCGCGGCGTCATCCGCGCCGATGACCCGCGGACCTTCACGGCGGCATTCGATCGTATTACCCGACTGCTGCAAGATCCCGAAGTGCGTGCCAAGGGAGGAGAGTCGGTCTACTCGATCCTGGTCGAATCCTACATTCCAGGGGAGGAAGTGGCGGTCGAGGCGCTTCTCACCGATGGGAAGCTGCAGCTTCTGGCGCTGTTCGACAAGCCGGACCCGCTGACCGGCCCTTTCTTCGAAGAGACGATCTACGTGACTCCTTCGCGCCATCCTGCCGGGGTCCAGGCGGAGATCCTGAGGACCACCGAGCGGGCCGCCAGGGCGCTGGGCTTGAGGGAAGGTCCGATCCATGCCGAGCTGCGGGTGAACGAGCGGGGCGCCTGGCCCCTGGAGGTGGCGGCGCGCTCCATCGGTGGATTGTGCTCGCGGACGCTGCGCTTCGGAGCGGGGGTTTCTCTCGAAGAGCTCATCCTGCGTCATGCGCTCGGGATGGACGTGGCCGATCTGCGGCGGGACGACCGGGCTTCGGGAGTCATGATGATCCCGATTCCGCGGCCGGGGAAGCTGGAGCGGTTCGGCGGGGTCGAGGCGGCACAGTCGGTTCCCGGAGTGGAGCAGGTGGTGCAGAGCATCCCACGGGGCCAGGATCTGGTGCCGCTCCCCGAAGGCTCCCGCTATCTGGGCTTCATCTTCGCACGCGGCGCAGATCCTGGATTGGTCGAGGAGGCGCTGCGACAGGCGCACCGGCGCCTGGAGATCGTCGTCACGTAA
- a CDS encoding CUAEP/CCAEP-tail radical SAM protein — protein sequence MHAPGGILLISTYELGHQPMGLALPLAHLEQAGYLPESLDLSRETLDMKRVGAAGLIAFSVPMHTALRLGVRAAEHIRRENPQAHLCFFGHYAALNAVELLEGLADSVMAGECEESLVDLAGVLESGGDPGSVPAVMRRGDHRSALLRRQRFVPPSRRNLRPLSEYAALESGGQITPAGYVEASRGCLHLCRHCPIPPVYHGRFFVVPQETVLQDIARQVELGAGHVTFGDPDFLNGPGHSLALAREMRRRFPGLSFDFTAKIEHLLMHAGLLPELRSAGCLFIVSAVESLSDRVLEILEKGHRRADVEKALDLCRQAEITLRPSLLPFTPWSTLSEYGELLDFIERGELEQAVDPVQLAVRLLVPPGSLLLSRPELAGHLAGLAPGTFSHAWRHPDERMDRLHRLVSATVEAGAQDREASEKTLARIREDFREIAEGKRQPPRQRPGPRRGRLPRLTESWFC from the coding sequence CTGCACGCCCCGGGCGGCATCCTGCTCATCTCCACCTACGAGCTCGGTCACCAGCCGATGGGCCTGGCTCTTCCGCTGGCCCATCTCGAGCAGGCCGGCTATCTTCCCGAATCGCTCGATCTCTCCCGCGAGACTTTGGACATGAAGCGCGTTGGCGCCGCCGGCCTCATCGCCTTTTCGGTCCCGATGCACACCGCGTTGCGGCTGGGGGTGCGCGCCGCGGAACACATCCGCCGGGAGAACCCGCAGGCCCACCTCTGCTTTTTTGGACACTACGCGGCTCTGAATGCGGTGGAGCTGCTCGAAGGTCTGGCCGACTCGGTCATGGCGGGAGAGTGCGAAGAGAGCCTGGTCGATCTTGCCGGCGTGCTCGAATCGGGCGGTGATCCGGGATCGGTTCCCGCGGTGATGCGGCGCGGGGATCACCGCTCAGCGCTGCTGCGCCGCCAGCGCTTCGTGCCGCCGAGCCGCCGGAACCTTCGGCCCCTCTCCGAGTACGCTGCGCTGGAGAGCGGCGGGCAAATCACGCCGGCCGGCTACGTCGAAGCCAGCCGCGGGTGTCTGCATCTCTGCCGTCATTGCCCGATTCCGCCGGTTTACCACGGGCGCTTCTTCGTCGTCCCCCAGGAGACGGTCCTGCAAGACATCGCCCGGCAGGTGGAGCTCGGGGCCGGGCACGTCACTTTTGGCGATCCCGACTTCCTGAACGGCCCGGGGCACTCGCTCGCCCTGGCACGCGAGATGCGCCGGCGTTTCCCGGGCCTGAGCTTCGATTTCACGGCAAAGATCGAGCATCTGCTGATGCATGCCGGGCTCCTGCCCGAGCTCCGGTCGGCGGGCTGCCTGTTCATCGTTTCGGCGGTCGAGTCTCTCAGCGATCGTGTTCTGGAGATTCTGGAGAAGGGACACCGGCGGGCGGATGTCGAGAAGGCTCTGGATCTCTGCCGGCAGGCCGAGATCACGCTGCGTCCTTCGCTTCTTCCTTTCACCCCCTGGTCCACCCTTTCCGAGTATGGCGAGCTGCTCGATTTCATCGAGCGTGGGGAGCTGGAGCAGGCGGTGGATCCGGTTCAGCTGGCGGTGCGCCTCCTGGTGCCTCCCGGGTCGCTGCTGCTGAGTCGTCCCGAGCTCGCGGGGCACCTCGCGGGGCTGGCGCCTGGAACTTTCAGCCACGCATGGCGCCACCCCGACGAGCGCATGGATCGGCTCCATCGCCTGGTGTCCGCCACGGTCGAGGCGGGGGCCCAGGATCGTGAAGCGTCCGAGAAGACGCTTGCCCGTATCCGGGAGGATTTCAGGGAAATCGCGGAAGGAAAAAGGCAGCCACCCCGACAGCGACCCGGTCCGCGCCGTGGACGGCTGCCGCGCCTGACCGAGTCCTGGTTCTGCTGA
- a CDS encoding NifU family protein has translation MDETPNDPKTKIQELIDYQINPAVAGHGGFIELLEYKDGVVYLKMGGGCQGCGMANVTLKQGIERMLREEIPEIQQVVDTTDHAGGTNPYYQPSK, from the coding sequence ATGGACGAGACACCGAACGACCCGAAGACGAAGATCCAGGAGCTCATCGATTACCAGATCAACCCGGCCGTGGCGGGGCATGGCGGATTCATCGAGCTGCTGGAGTACAAGGACGGCGTGGTCTATCTCAAGATGGGGGGCGGCTGCCAGGGCTGCGGCATGGCCAACGTCACCCTGAAACAGGGGATCGAGCGGATGCTCCGTGAGGAGATCCCCGAGATCCAGCAGGTGGTGGACACCACCGACCACGCCGGTGGGACCAATCCTTATTACCAGCCTTCAAAATAG
- a CDS encoding cysteine synthase A, with the protein MMNVYENIIDAIGKTPLVRLNKLGKDTGAAIYVKLEFLNPGSSIKDRIAVQMIEDAEKSGQLVPGGTVVECTSGNTGMGLALVGAARGYHTILVMPDKVSDEKIKALRAFGAKVICTPTAVTPEDPRSYYQVARRIAETTPNAFFANQYENMSNPEAHFRTTGPEIWDQIGDRLDAIVVATGTGGTISGIARFIKPRKPSVKYVLVDPVGSIYYEYIKTGNAPKILKTYKVEGFGEDFIPGTMDLSVVDDVVQVSDKECFTTARELTRKEGIFGGGSCGGAVAGAIKFARAHPEAKTIVVVLPDSGSRYLTKVFDDAWLRQNGFLEEDLAGRAEDLLARRKQKVIAAQAADSVKAVLDVMKKHGISQVPVLEGEKLVGMLSESGLLGALLSDPSTAHKSAGALAEPTYDVVEPTAPVSHLSDVVAQGKVALVMEAGRLLGVVTKFDLIEYLAAANR; encoded by the coding sequence ATGATGAATGTGTATGAAAACATCATCGATGCCATCGGGAAGACTCCGCTCGTCCGCCTCAACAAGCTCGGAAAAGACACCGGCGCGGCGATCTACGTGAAGCTGGAGTTCCTGAACCCCGGCAGCAGCATCAAGGACCGGATCGCCGTCCAGATGATCGAGGACGCCGAGAAATCGGGGCAGCTGGTGCCGGGCGGGACGGTGGTGGAATGCACCTCCGGGAATACCGGCATGGGGCTCGCCCTGGTCGGCGCCGCCCGGGGCTACCACACCATCCTGGTGATGCCCGACAAGGTGAGCGACGAGAAGATCAAGGCGCTGCGTGCCTTCGGCGCCAAGGTGATCTGCACCCCCACCGCCGTGACCCCCGAGGATCCGCGCAGTTACTATCAGGTCGCCCGTCGCATCGCCGAGACGACGCCCAACGCCTTCTTCGCCAATCAGTACGAGAACATGAGCAATCCCGAGGCCCACTTCCGCACCACCGGGCCGGAGATCTGGGACCAGATCGGCGATCGGCTCGACGCCATCGTCGTGGCGACGGGCACGGGGGGGACGATCAGCGGCATTGCGCGCTTCATCAAGCCGCGCAAGCCTTCGGTGAAATATGTGCTGGTCGATCCGGTGGGATCGATCTATTACGAGTACATCAAGACCGGGAACGCGCCGAAGATTCTCAAGACCTACAAGGTTGAGGGGTTCGGCGAAGACTTCATTCCCGGAACCATGGATTTGTCGGTGGTGGACGACGTCGTGCAGGTCAGCGACAAGGAGTGCTTCACCACGGCGCGCGAGCTGACCCGCAAGGAGGGGATCTTCGGCGGAGGCTCGTGCGGCGGCGCGGTTGCCGGCGCCATCAAGTTCGCGCGCGCGCACCCGGAAGCCAAGACGATCGTGGTCGTCCTTCCCGACTCCGGGTCACGCTACCTCACCAAGGTCTTCGATGACGCGTGGCTGCGGCAGAACGGCTTTCTGGAGGAGGACCTGGCGGGTCGGGCGGAAGACCTGCTGGCGCGCCGCAAGCAGAAGGTCATTGCCGCGCAGGCCGCCGATTCGGTCAAGGCGGTCCTGGATGTGATGAAAAAGCACGGGATTTCACAGGTCCCGGTGCTGGAAGGGGAGAAGCTGGTGGGAATGCTCTCCGAGTCGGGACTGCTGGGGGCGCTGCTGAGCGATCCTTCCACGGCGCACAAGTCGGCGGGTGCCTTGGCCGAGCCCACTTATGATGTGGTCGAGCCGACCGCGCCCGTCTCTCACCTCTCCGACGTCGTGGCGCAGGGGAAGGTCGCCCTGGTCATGGAAGCCGGGCGCCTCCTGGGCGTCGTCACCAAGTTCGACCTGATCGAATACCTGGCCGCCGCCAACCGCTAG
- a CDS encoding pyridoxal phosphate-dependent aminotransferase has product MFSRRTAWDRATNRLAERVEQARREGAGYLDLTETNPTRVGITYPASAILEALSHPEALEYDPDPQGRLAAREAICQAYADRGIAVQPEDILLTASTSEAYAWLFKLLADPGDEALVPRPSYPLFQYLSGLEGVETIGYPLTLHESWEIDLDALREAVTPKSRAVVVVSPNNPTGNFLKRRELEALAALGAEHGLALVGDEVFAEYPLVEDSTRAACILQAEGTLGFSLGGLSKLAGLPQMKLGWIVIGGPAGQREEARQRLEIVADTFLSVGTPVQRAAPALLKSGASIRRGIQARIGANLEALKAMVPETSGCRVLPCEGGWSAVLRVPAIMPEEEWVVSLFEREKVLVHPGYFFDFPSPAYLVLSLLPREADFRAGVSGILALLGTSGAAG; this is encoded by the coding sequence ATGTTTTCACGCCGCACCGCGTGGGACCGCGCCACGAACCGCCTCGCCGAGCGAGTCGAGCAGGCGCGCCGGGAAGGCGCCGGCTATCTCGACCTCACCGAAACCAATCCGACCCGCGTCGGCATCACCTATCCGGCTTCCGCAATTCTCGAGGCCCTGTCCCATCCCGAAGCGCTGGAGTACGACCCCGATCCCCAGGGACGCCTGGCGGCGCGCGAAGCCATCTGCCAGGCTTATGCCGATCGCGGGATCGCCGTGCAGCCGGAGGACATCCTTCTCACCGCGAGCACCAGCGAAGCCTACGCCTGGCTGTTCAAGCTGCTGGCCGACCCGGGGGATGAGGCCCTCGTGCCGCGTCCCAGCTATCCTCTCTTTCAATATCTCTCGGGGCTCGAAGGGGTCGAGACGATCGGTTATCCCCTCACCTTGCACGAATCCTGGGAGATCGATCTCGACGCGCTGCGTGAGGCGGTGACCCCGAAATCGCGTGCCGTCGTGGTGGTGAGCCCCAACAATCCGACCGGAAACTTCCTGAAGCGCCGCGAGCTGGAGGCTCTCGCTGCGCTCGGGGCCGAGCATGGCCTGGCGCTGGTGGGCGACGAAGTTTTCGCAGAGTATCCGCTGGTCGAGGATTCCACGAGGGCAGCGTGCATCCTGCAGGCCGAAGGTACTCTCGGTTTCAGTCTCGGCGGGCTTTCGAAGCTGGCAGGGCTACCCCAGATGAAGCTCGGCTGGATCGTGATCGGAGGGCCTGCCGGCCAGCGGGAGGAGGCGCGCCAGCGGCTGGAGATTGTGGCCGACACCTTTCTTTCGGTGGGCACTCCCGTGCAGCGCGCGGCCCCCGCTCTTCTGAAATCCGGCGCCTCGATCCGTCGCGGGATCCAGGCACGCATCGGCGCCAACCTGGAGGCGCTGAAGGCCATGGTCCCGGAGACGAGCGGCTGCCGCGTCCTGCCCTGCGAGGGGGGATGGTCGGCCGTCCTGAGGGTTCCGGCCATCATGCCGGAGGAGGAATGGGTCGTCTCCCTCTTCGAGAGGGAGAAGGTGCTCGTCCATCCCGGTTATTTCTTCGATTTCCCATCTCCCGCCTACCTGGTCCTGAGCCTCCTGCCGCGCGAGGCCGATTTCCGGGCAGGGGTGTCGGGAATCCTGGCCTTGCTGGGGACGTCCGGCGCCGCAGGATGA
- a CDS encoding thioredoxin domain-containing protein, translating into MAPRRLTPLLSVFLLICFAAISACTSATSGSSKKQEGTKAPTAVAGGNAATVDGKPITLAELDQKVARQIYDARQQALDEMINQALLEKEAKAQGVSVDDLLKKEVQGKVPEPTPAEVDQVWEANKARMAGRTKEQVTPDIVKWLKDQKVATVQQTFMQGLRAKYKVDVLLEPPRVEVAIDDDPVKGPASAPITIVEFSDFQCPYCSRAEGTVKQVLEKYPGKIRFVYRDFPLSFHNQAQKAAEAAQCANDQGKFWEFHDALYSDQSKLSVPDMQATAEKLGMDGAKFKSCLETGKFTAEVNKDVKDATTAGVSSTPSFFINGIAVVGAQGVDTFSQVIDKELAKGGK; encoded by the coding sequence ATGGCACCACGCAGGTTGACGCCGTTGTTGTCGGTCTTTCTCCTCATCTGCTTCGCTGCGATCTCGGCATGCACCTCGGCGACCTCCGGAAGCTCCAAGAAGCAGGAGGGGACGAAGGCCCCGACGGCCGTCGCCGGCGGCAATGCCGCCACGGTCGACGGGAAGCCCATCACCCTCGCGGAGCTGGACCAGAAGGTGGCCCGGCAGATCTACGATGCTCGTCAGCAGGCCCTCGACGAGATGATCAACCAGGCGCTGCTGGAGAAGGAGGCCAAGGCGCAGGGAGTGAGCGTCGATGATCTGTTGAAGAAGGAGGTCCAGGGCAAGGTCCCCGAGCCGACTCCCGCCGAGGTGGACCAGGTGTGGGAGGCCAACAAGGCCCGCATGGCCGGCCGGACCAAGGAGCAGGTGACCCCGGACATCGTCAAATGGCTCAAGGATCAGAAGGTGGCGACGGTGCAGCAGACCTTCATGCAGGGGCTGCGGGCCAAGTACAAAGTCGACGTCCTCCTCGAGCCGCCGCGCGTCGAGGTGGCGATCGACGACGATCCGGTGAAAGGCCCGGCCTCCGCTCCGATCACCATCGTCGAATTCTCCGATTTTCAGTGCCCCTACTGCAGCCGGGCCGAAGGGACCGTCAAGCAGGTGCTGGAGAAGTACCCGGGCAAGATTCGCTTCGTCTACCGCGACTTTCCGTTGAGTTTCCACAACCAGGCCCAGAAGGCGGCCGAGGCGGCGCAGTGTGCCAATGACCAGGGGAAGTTCTGGGAGTTCCACGACGCGCTCTACTCGGACCAGTCCAAGCTTTCCGTCCCCGACATGCAGGCCACGGCCGAGAAGCTCGGGATGGACGGCGCCAAGTTCAAGTCCTGCCTCGAGACCGGCAAGTTCACCGCCGAGGTGAACAAGGACGTCAAGGACGCCACCACTGCTGGCGTGAGCAGCACGCCGTCCTTCTTCATCAACGGCATTGCCGTGGTGGGGGCTCAGGGAGTGGACACCTTCTCCCAGGTCATCGACAAGGAACTGGCGAAGGGCGGCAAATAA
- a CDS encoding YceI family protein, whose translation MKRSRMLAAASLGTLLLVSQAGAAVETYKIDPGHSQVGFSIRHFFSKVPGKFNTYEGTIALDPQDLSKSVVEVSIDTASIDTGNKDRDSHLQSPDFFDAQKFPKMTFKSTSIVPQGTNKATMKGDLTMHGVTKPVTLDVEILGTGTGMGGRKTGGFEAKGKLNRQDFGVAWNKALEGGGAVLGDEVEIAINIEGVGEKKAEAAPPATPKK comes from the coding sequence GTGAAGAGATCTCGCATGCTCGCAGCCGCGTCGCTCGGAACGCTCCTGCTCGTCTCGCAGGCGGGCGCGGCGGTCGAGACCTACAAGATCGATCCCGGCCACTCACAAGTCGGATTCAGCATCCGCCATTTCTTCAGCAAGGTCCCCGGGAAGTTCAACACCTACGAGGGGACCATCGCGCTGGATCCGCAGGACCTCTCCAAGTCGGTGGTGGAAGTAAGCATCGACACGGCCAGCATCGACACCGGCAACAAGGACCGCGACAGCCACCTGCAGAGCCCTGATTTCTTCGACGCCCAGAAGTTCCCCAAGATGACCTTCAAGTCCACCTCCATCGTGCCGCAGGGGACCAACAAGGCGACGATGAAAGGAGACCTGACGATGCACGGCGTCACCAAGCCGGTCACCCTGGACGTGGAGATCCTCGGGACGGGCACGGGCATGGGAGGCAGGAAGACGGGAGGGTTCGAAGCCAAGGGGAAGCTCAACCGCCAGGATTTTGGCGTGGCCTGGAACAAGGCGCTGGAAGGGGGCGGGGCGGTCCTGGGCGACGAGGTCGAGATTGCCATCAACATCGAGGGAGTGGGCGAGAAGAAGGCGGAGGCCGCGCCCCCCGCGACGCCCAAGAAGTAA